Proteins encoded together in one Cydia pomonella isolate Wapato2018A chromosome 10, ilCydPomo1, whole genome shotgun sequence window:
- the LOC133522305 gene encoding oxidoreductase-like domain-containing protein 1, translating to MIISRLLLLRPFYRNNLSPRIKYCTTKTEAEIEKEKELERIANDASIDEPPTACCQSGCANCVFIVWAETLTKKMNNAGPEIVEKIMKSVQDPSLRAYLEMELRLRGVKK from the exons ATGATT ATTTCAAGACTCTTGCTCCTTCGACCATTCTATAGAAACAATTTAAGCCCACGTATTAAATACTGTACAACAAAAACTGAAGCGGAGATAGAAAAAGAAAAGGAACTAGAGCGGATAGCAAATGAc GCATCAATAGATGAACCACCAACAGCATGCTGCCAGTCCGGCTGTGCCAACTGTGTCTTCATTGTGTGGGCGGAGACTCTGACTAAGAAGATGAATAATGCGGGCCCGGAGATAGTGGAGAAGATCATGAAGTCTGTTCAAGACCCATCTCTGAGAGCCTACTTGGAAATGGAGCTAAGGCTGCGAGGAGTTAAGAAATAG